One Streptomyces sp. NBC_00554 DNA segment encodes these proteins:
- a CDS encoding AarF/ABC1/UbiB kinase family protein — protein MSDLPRKAVTRTAKLAALPLGFAGRATWGLGKRIGGKSAEIVGRELQQRTAEQLFKVLGELKGGAMKFGQAMSVFESALPEEVAGPYRAALTKLQEAAPPMPTRTVHSVLEERLGAEWSELFLEFEDKPSAAASIGQVHHAVWHDGREVAVKVQYPGAGEALLSDLTQLSRFARLLGPLIPGMDIKPLIAELRDRVSEELDYGLEAQAQTVHAEEFAGDPDVLVPAVVHQCDQVLVTEWIDGIPMSEVIAEGTQEQRDRAGQLLARFLFSGPARTGLLHADPHPGNFRLLPDEKNGWRLGVLDFGTVDRLPGGLPSTIGESLRMTLDGEAEAVYELLCEEGFVKESIELEPDAVLDYLLPIIEPAQVDEFTFTRGWMRSQAARVGDPRSPAYQLGKRLNLPPSYLLIHRVTLSTIGVLCQLGATVRLRDELEEWLPGFLPEDELADGTGTAAEA, from the coding sequence ATGTCTGATCTTCCCCGGAAGGCAGTCACCCGTACGGCCAAACTCGCCGCGCTGCCACTCGGCTTCGCCGGGCGCGCCACGTGGGGGCTCGGCAAACGGATCGGCGGGAAGTCGGCGGAGATCGTGGGCCGCGAGCTGCAGCAGCGCACGGCGGAGCAGCTGTTCAAGGTGCTCGGTGAGCTCAAGGGCGGGGCGATGAAGTTCGGGCAGGCAATGTCCGTCTTCGAGTCGGCGCTGCCCGAAGAGGTCGCGGGACCGTATCGCGCGGCGCTGACGAAGCTCCAGGAGGCGGCGCCTCCGATGCCGACCCGCACCGTGCACTCCGTGCTGGAGGAGCGGCTCGGCGCGGAGTGGTCCGAGCTGTTCCTCGAGTTCGAGGACAAGCCGTCCGCGGCGGCCTCGATCGGCCAGGTGCACCACGCGGTGTGGCACGACGGCCGAGAGGTCGCGGTGAAGGTGCAGTACCCCGGAGCGGGCGAGGCGCTGCTCTCCGATCTGACCCAGCTCAGCCGGTTCGCCAGGCTTCTCGGCCCGCTGATCCCGGGGATGGACATCAAGCCGCTCATCGCGGAACTGCGCGACCGGGTGTCCGAGGAGCTCGACTACGGACTTGAGGCGCAGGCCCAGACCGTTCATGCGGAGGAGTTCGCGGGCGACCCGGATGTCCTCGTGCCGGCGGTGGTCCACCAGTGCGACCAGGTTCTGGTCACCGAATGGATCGACGGCATACCCATGTCGGAGGTGATCGCCGAAGGCACCCAGGAGCAGCGGGACCGAGCCGGCCAACTGCTGGCCCGTTTCCTCTTCTCGGGCCCGGCCCGCACCGGACTGCTGCACGCCGATCCGCACCCGGGCAACTTCCGTCTCCTGCCGGACGAGAAGAACGGCTGGCGTCTGGGCGTCCTGGACTTCGGCACGGTGGACCGCCTCCCGGGCGGCCTGCCGTCGACGATCGGCGAGTCCCTCCGCATGACCCTCGACGGCGAGGCCGAGGCGGTCTACGAACTGCTCTGCGAGGAGGGCTTCGTCAAGGAGTCCATAGAACTCGAACCCGACGCGGTCCTGGACTACCTCCTGCCCATCATCGAACCGGCCCAGGTGGACGAGTTCACCTTCACCCGAGGCTGGATGCGCAGCCAGGCCGCCCGGGTGGGCGACCCCCGCTCCCCCGCCTACCAGTTGGGCAAGCGGCTCAACCTGCCCCCGTCGTATCTCCTGATACACCGCGTGACCCTGAGCACCATCGGTGTGCTGTGCCAGCTGGGCGCGACGGTCCGCCTGCGCGACGAGCTGGAGGAGTGGCTGCCCGGATTCCTACCGGAGGATGAGCTGGCGGACGGGACGGGGACGGCCGCCGAGGCCTGA
- a CDS encoding WhiB family transcriptional regulator encodes MQLEAHAPSVPPSETISPPGLTEDSTLIPLTALTALDDAIENLGVPVPCRSYDPEVFFAESPADVEYAKSLCRTCPLVEACLAGAKERREPWGVWGGELFVQGVVVARKRPRGRPRKNPVAA; translated from the coding sequence GTGCAACTCGAAGCGCACGCCCCGTCCGTACCGCCTTCCGAAACGATCTCCCCGCCCGGCCTCACGGAGGACTCCACCTTGATCCCGCTCACTGCGCTCACCGCGCTCGACGACGCCATCGAGAACCTCGGCGTACCCGTCCCCTGCCGTTCCTACGACCCGGAGGTCTTCTTCGCCGAGTCGCCGGCCGACGTCGAGTACGCCAAGTCCCTCTGCCGTACCTGCCCGCTGGTCGAGGCCTGCCTCGCCGGTGCCAAGGAGCGGCGTGAGCCCTGGGGCGTCTGGGGTGGCGAGCTGTTCGTCCAGGGTGTCGTCGTGGCCCGCAAGCGGCCGCGTGGCCGCCCGCGCAAGAACCCGGTCGCGGCATGA
- a CDS encoding ATP-dependent DNA helicase UvrD2, with the protein MTAATHSTLFPQVPDTADAVLDGLDPEQREVATALHGPVCVLAGAGTGKTRAITHRIAYGVRAGILQPSTVLAVTFTNRAAGEMRGRLRQLGAGGVQARTFHSAALRQLQYFWPKAVGGSLPRLVDRKIQLVADAAAACRIRLDRGELRDVTAEIEWSKVTQTIPADYAAAAAKAGRDASRNPAEIAQLYGAYEDLKRDRAVIDFEDVLLLTVAILQDRHDIAEQVRSQYQHFVVDEYQDVSPLQQRLLDLWLGERDSLCVVGDASQTIYSFTGATPDHLLDFRTRHPGATVVKLVRDYRSSPQVVHLANGLLAQARGRAAEHRLELISQRSPGPEPVYAEYTDEPAEAEGAARRIRDLIASGVPAGEIAILFRTNSQSELYEQALADAGVPYQLRGAERFFDRPEVRKAGAALRAAARFGGNDSLLDDVIDLPSQVRAVLSGEGWTNQPPAGSGAVRERWESLAALVHLAHDFAAAKQGATLGDLVAELDERASAQHAPTVQGVTLASLHSAKGLEWDVVFLVAVAEGMMPITYAKTDEQIEEERRLLYVGVTRAREHLGVSWALSRSPGGRPNRRPSRFLDGLRPGSVMTAGRSSSGGGPGGIERGIGSSSGTVVRRSVRTPARCRVCGRTLTDAGEMKLMRCEDCPSDMDEGLYERLREWRAVQAQRSGQPAFCVFTDKTLMAIAETVPDDEGELARIPGVGVRKLNRFGTDVLAICAGQDVGGDDEGD; encoded by the coding sequence GTGACAGCAGCAACGCACTCCACCCTCTTCCCGCAGGTTCCGGACACGGCCGACGCGGTGCTCGACGGGCTCGACCCCGAGCAGCGCGAGGTCGCAACCGCCCTGCACGGGCCGGTGTGCGTGCTGGCGGGCGCCGGCACGGGCAAGACACGGGCGATCACCCACCGCATCGCCTATGGAGTGCGCGCCGGGATACTGCAGCCCTCCACCGTGCTGGCCGTCACGTTCACCAACCGTGCCGCGGGCGAGATGCGCGGCCGCCTCCGCCAGCTCGGCGCCGGCGGTGTCCAGGCCCGCACCTTCCACTCGGCCGCACTGCGCCAGCTCCAGTACTTCTGGCCGAAAGCGGTCGGCGGCAGCCTGCCCCGGCTCGTCGACCGCAAGATCCAGCTCGTCGCCGACGCGGCGGCCGCCTGCCGGATCCGCCTCGACCGCGGCGAACTGCGGGACGTCACCGCCGAGATCGAGTGGTCCAAGGTCACTCAGACCATCCCCGCCGACTATGCGGCCGCCGCCGCGAAGGCCGGTCGTGATGCCTCCCGCAACCCAGCCGAAATCGCTCAGCTCTACGGAGCCTACGAAGACCTCAAGCGTGACCGCGCGGTCATCGACTTCGAGGACGTCCTGCTGCTGACGGTCGCCATCCTTCAGGACCGCCACGACATCGCGGAGCAGGTCCGTTCGCAGTACCAGCACTTCGTGGTCGACGAGTACCAGGACGTCAGCCCGCTGCAACAGCGTCTGCTGGACCTGTGGCTCGGTGAGCGCGACAGCCTGTGTGTCGTCGGCGACGCCAGCCAGACGATCTATTCGTTCACCGGTGCAACTCCCGACCACCTTCTCGACTTCCGCACCCGCCATCCCGGGGCCACCGTCGTCAAGCTCGTACGCGACTACCGCTCCTCGCCCCAGGTCGTCCACCTCGCCAACGGCCTGCTCGCCCAGGCCCGCGGCCGGGCCGCCGAGCACCGCCTGGAGCTGATCTCCCAGCGGTCCCCGGGCCCCGAACCCGTCTACGCCGAGTACACGGACGAGCCCGCCGAGGCCGAGGGTGCCGCCCGCCGCATCCGCGACCTCATTGCCTCCGGTGTCCCTGCGGGCGAGATCGCGATCCTCTTCCGTACGAACTCCCAGTCCGAGCTGTACGAACAGGCTCTCGCCGACGCCGGGGTGCCCTACCAGCTGCGCGGCGCCGAGCGGTTCTTCGACCGCCCCGAAGTGCGCAAGGCGGGCGCCGCACTGCGCGCCGCGGCGCGGTTCGGGGGCAACGACTCCCTCCTCGACGACGTCATCGACCTGCCCTCGCAGGTCCGCGCCGTCCTGTCGGGCGAAGGATGGACCAACCAGCCGCCCGCCGGCTCCGGCGCGGTCAGAGAGCGCTGGGAATCGCTGGCCGCCCTTGTCCACCTGGCGCACGACTTCGCCGCGGCCAAGCAGGGCGCCACCCTCGGCGACCTGGTGGCCGAGCTCGACGAGCGCGCGAGCGCGCAGCACGCGCCGACCGTCCAGGGCGTCACCCTCGCCTCCCTGCACTCCGCCAAGGGACTGGAGTGGGACGTCGTCTTCCTGGTCGCTGTCGCCGAGGGCATGATGCCGATCACCTACGCAAAGACCGACGAGCAGATCGAGGAGGAACGCCGCCTCCTCTACGTCGGCGTCACGCGCGCGAGGGAGCATCTCGGTGTCTCCTGGGCACTGTCCCGCTCACCCGGTGGCAGACCGAACCGCCGGCCCAGCCGCTTCTTGGACGGGCTGCGCCCCGGGTCCGTCATGACCGCGGGCCGGAGCAGCAGCGGCGGTGGCCCGGGAGGCATCGAGCGCGGCATCGGAAGCAGCAGTGGCACCGTCGTACGGCGGTCGGTCCGGACTCCTGCCCGCTGTCGGGTCTGCGGCCGCACCCTGACCGACGCGGGCGAGATGAAACTGATGCGCTGCGAGGACTGTCCCTCCGACATGGACGAGGGCCTCTACGAGCGGTTGCGGGAGTGGCGGGCGGTGCAGGCACAGCGCAGTGGGCAGCCCGCGTTCTGCGTCTTCACCGACAAGACCTTGATGGCGATCGCCGAGACCGTGCCCGACGACGAGGGCGAGCTGGCCAGGATCCCTGGCGTCGGAGTCCGCAAGCTGAACCGCTTCGGCACCGATGTTCTGGCAATCTGCGCAGGTCAAGATGTTGGAGGAGACGACGAAGGTGACTGA
- a CDS encoding mycoredoxin — MPGTVTMYSTTWCGYCRRLKSQMDREGITYNEINIEQDPQSAAFVEKANGGNQTVPTVLFPDGSTLTNPSLAQVKQKIGA; from the coding sequence ATGCCGGGCACTGTGACGATGTACAGCACCACGTGGTGCGGCTACTGCCGTCGGCTGAAGAGCCAGATGGACCGCGAGGGCATCACGTACAACGAGATCAACATCGAGCAGGACCCGCAGTCGGCGGCGTTCGTGGAGAAGGCGAACGGCGGAAACCAGACGGTTCCCACCGTTCTCTTCCCGGACGGTTCGACGCTGACGAATCCTTCGCTGGCGCAGGTCAAGCAGAAGATCGGCGCCTAG
- the nudC gene encoding NAD(+) diphosphatase, with product MTTWTDHTADRPISLTAPSGIDRAAHHRLDEAWLAAAWSHPTTRAFVVSGGQVLIDETADGNTELVMTPSFEAPLTEAHRYFLGTDDDGVSYFALQKDALPGRIDQSARPAGLREAGLLLSPRDAGLMVHAVALENWQRLHRFCSRCGERTVIAAAGHIRRCPACGAEHYPRTDPAVIMAVTDDEDRILLGRQVHWPEGRFSTLAGFVEPGESIEQSVRREVFEEAGITVGAVEYVASQPWPFPSSLMLGFMARAQSSEINVDGEEIEEARWFSREDLRAAFESGEVLPPYGISIAARLIELWYGKPLPTRGAAA from the coding sequence GTGACCACCTGGACCGACCACACCGCCGACCGTCCCATCTCGCTCACCGCGCCGAGCGGCATCGACCGGGCCGCCCATCACCGGCTCGACGAGGCCTGGCTCGCCGCGGCGTGGAGCCACCCCACCACCCGCGCCTTCGTGGTCTCCGGCGGCCAGGTCCTGATCGACGAGACGGCGGACGGCAACACCGAACTGGTGATGACCCCCTCCTTCGAGGCCCCGCTCACCGAGGCACACCGCTACTTCCTGGGCACGGACGACGACGGTGTGAGCTATTTCGCACTCCAGAAGGACGCGCTCCCCGGCCGCATCGACCAGTCGGCTCGCCCGGCGGGCCTGCGCGAGGCGGGACTCCTGCTGTCACCCCGCGACGCGGGCCTCATGGTGCACGCGGTCGCCCTGGAGAACTGGCAGCGGCTGCACCGCTTCTGCTCACGCTGCGGCGAACGCACCGTCATCGCGGCGGCCGGCCACATCCGCCGCTGCCCCGCCTGCGGCGCCGAGCACTACCCGCGCACCGACCCGGCCGTCATCATGGCCGTCACTGACGACGAGGACCGCATCCTGCTCGGCCGCCAGGTGCACTGGCCCGAGGGCCGCTTCTCCACCCTCGCCGGCTTCGTCGAGCCCGGCGAGTCCATCGAGCAGTCGGTGCGCCGCGAGGTCTTCGAGGAGGCCGGCATCACGGTCGGCGCGGTGGAGTACGTCGCCAGCCAGCCCTGGCCGTTCCCCTCCAGCCTGATGCTGGGCTTCATGGCCCGCGCCCAGTCGTCCGAGATCAACGTCGACGGCGAAGAGATCGAAGAGGCCCGCTGGTTCTCCCGCGAAGACCTGCGGGCCGCCTTCGAGTCCGGGGAGGTGCTGCCTCCCTACGGGATCTCGATTGCGGCCCGACTGATCGAGCTCTGGTACGGCAAGCCCCTGCCGACGCGAGGGGCGGCCGCCTGA
- a CDS encoding dipeptidase — protein MSKPVDNAVSTVRAYIQEHRAAFLDDLAEWLRIPSVSAQPDHAADVRRSADWLAAKLQETGFPTTEVWATAGAPAVFAEWPSEDPEAPTVLVYGHHDVQPAAREDGWDTEPFEPVIRGNRLHARGAADDKGQVFFHTLGVRAHLAATGRTAPAVHLKLLIEGEEESGSPYFRHLVEAHADRLAADAVIVSDTGMWSEDTPTVCTGMRGLAECEIELYGPDQDIHSGAFGGAVPNPATAVARLVAALHDEHARVAVPGFYEGIIELTERERELFAELPFDEAEWLRTARSTAAHGEAGHTTLERVWARPTAEVNGIGGGYQGPGSKTIVPSSAMVKLSFRLVAGQDPDHIEKAVRAWVVEQLPAGIRHEITFAPATRPCLTPLDHPALQSVARAMGRAFEQPIRFTRSGGSGPAADLQEVLGAPVLFLGISVPSDGWHAPNEKVELDLLLKGVETTAYLWGDLAENWREAH, from the coding sequence ATGAGCAAGCCCGTTGACAACGCCGTCAGCACCGTCCGCGCGTACATCCAGGAGCACCGCGCCGCGTTCCTCGACGACCTCGCGGAGTGGCTGCGGATCCCCTCGGTGTCGGCCCAGCCCGACCACGCGGCGGACGTACGGCGCAGCGCCGACTGGCTTGCCGCCAAGCTTCAGGAGACCGGCTTCCCGACCACCGAGGTTTGGGCCACGGCAGGCGCGCCGGCCGTGTTCGCCGAGTGGCCCTCCGAGGACCCGGAAGCACCCACGGTCCTCGTCTACGGACACCACGATGTGCAGCCCGCCGCCCGCGAGGACGGCTGGGACACCGAGCCCTTCGAGCCGGTGATCCGCGGAAACCGCCTCCACGCGCGCGGTGCGGCCGACGACAAGGGCCAGGTGTTCTTCCACACACTCGGCGTCCGCGCCCACCTCGCCGCCACCGGGCGCACCGCTCCCGCCGTACACCTCAAGCTCCTCATCGAGGGCGAGGAGGAATCCGGTTCCCCGTACTTCCGGCACCTCGTCGAAGCACACGCGGACCGGCTCGCCGCCGACGCCGTGATCGTCTCCGACACCGGCATGTGGTCCGAGGACACCCCCACGGTGTGCACCGGCATGCGCGGCCTCGCCGAGTGCGAGATCGAGCTGTACGGCCCCGACCAGGACATCCACTCCGGGGCCTTCGGCGGAGCCGTGCCCAACCCGGCCACCGCGGTCGCCCGGCTCGTCGCGGCCCTGCACGACGAGCACGCGCGGGTGGCCGTGCCCGGCTTCTACGAAGGCATCATCGAACTCACCGAACGGGAGCGCGAACTCTTCGCCGAGCTGCCCTTCGACGAGGCCGAGTGGCTGCGCACGGCCAGGTCGACGGCCGCTCACGGAGAGGCCGGACACACCACCCTGGAGCGCGTCTGGGCCCGTCCGACCGCCGAGGTCAACGGCATCGGAGGCGGCTACCAAGGCCCCGGCAGCAAGACGATCGTCCCGTCCTCGGCCATGGTGAAGCTCTCCTTCAGACTGGTCGCGGGCCAGGACCCGGACCACATCGAGAAGGCCGTACGCGCCTGGGTCGTCGAGCAGCTGCCCGCGGGGATCCGGCACGAGATCACGTTCGCCCCGGCCACGCGCCCGTGCCTCACGCCCCTGGACCATCCGGCCCTGCAGTCCGTCGCACGCGCCATGGGCCGCGCTTTCGAGCAGCCCATCCGCTTCACCCGCTCGGGTGGCTCGGGACCCGCGGCCGACCTCCAGGAAGTCCTCGGCGCCCCCGTGCTGTTCCTGGGCATCTCCGTCCCGTCGGATGGCTGGCACGCCCCCAACGAGAAGGTCGAACTGGATCTCCTCCTGAAGGGCGTCGAAACCACCGCCTACCTGTGGGGCGATCTGGCCGAGAACTGGCGCGAGGCACACTGA
- a CDS encoding UvrD-helicase domain-containing protein, translating to MPARITDPEQLKELLGIPFTPEQTACITAPPAPQVIVAGAGSGKTTVMAARVVWLVGTGQVAPEQVLGLTFTNKAAGELAERVRKALIKAGVTDPDVIDPDNPPGEPVISTYHAFAGRLLTDHGLRIGLEPTSRLLADATRYQLAARVLREAPGPYPALTRSFPDLVGDLLTLDSELSEHLVRPEDLRAYDAELLRSLESAKLTNADLRKVPEAAAARRELAELVGRYRAAKRERDLLDFGDQIALSATLARTRPEVGTILRDEFRVVLLDEYQDTSVAQRVLLAGLFGGGTGHPVTAVGDPCQAIYGWRGASVANLDDFPEHFAHPDGRPATRQALSENRRSGGRLLELANGLAEPLRAMHAGVEALRPAPGAERDGLVRCALLRTHAEEIDWLADSIAHLVRTGKAPGEIAVLCRTATDFAEIQGALVARDIPVEVVGLSGLLHLPEVADLVAVCEVLQDPGANASLVRLLTGPRWRIGPRDLALLGRRARFLVTHARVGADDDPDRRLAAAVEGVDPAEVISLADALDTFLEMPIEAQGDDDGLPFSPDARVRFARLAAELRDLRRSLADPLMDVLHRVLAVTGLEVELSASPHALAARRRETLSNFLDVAASFAAGDGEATLLAFLGFLRTAAQYEKGLDNALPGGENTVKVLTAHKSKGLEWDVVVVPGLVTGTFPSTQGREKWTAQGKVLPHELRGDADTLPDIGAWDTRGIKAFHEAMKDHQHTEELRLGYVTFTRPRSLLIGSGHWWGPSQKKPRGPSDFLHALHDHCAAGHGEIEAWADEPAEDDENPALHEASADRAWPLPLDDAALARRRAAAETVLAHLERVASHEDAHPGAAHDSSSYEDPEWPPPPEDEEPPDLPADDGADWDSWTADRPTVPHQAPAPEARPHPEDPMRLTPEESRTLASWDRDLDALTGELLRARAGVTDVPLPSSLTASQVLRLTADPDGFAQELARPMPRPPQPAARRGTRFHAWVESRFEELRLPMLDPEELPGSEAEIADERDLEALKDSFERTPYAHRTPYRVEVPFQLAIAGRVVRGRIDAVYREDDGDAGYRQGDEEAEHGQGDGRTYEIVDWKTNRSRTADPLQLAIYRLAWAEQQGVPLESVNAAFLYVRSGEVVRPDDLPDRAALERLLMEGPQEGASGEPPDEHASVGG from the coding sequence GTGCCAGCCCGTATCACCGACCCCGAACAGCTCAAAGAGCTCCTCGGCATCCCGTTCACCCCGGAGCAGACGGCCTGCATCACCGCACCGCCCGCCCCGCAGGTGATCGTGGCCGGAGCCGGTTCGGGCAAGACCACGGTGATGGCGGCACGCGTGGTGTGGCTGGTCGGCACCGGGCAGGTCGCCCCCGAGCAGGTTCTCGGCCTGACGTTCACCAACAAGGCGGCCGGCGAACTCGCCGAGCGCGTCCGCAAGGCGCTCATCAAGGCAGGCGTCACCGACCCGGACGTGATCGACCCTGACAACCCACCAGGCGAGCCCGTCATCTCCACGTACCACGCCTTCGCGGGCCGCCTGCTGACCGACCACGGCCTGCGCATCGGGCTCGAACCGACATCCCGCCTGCTCGCCGACGCCACCCGCTACCAGCTCGCCGCCCGCGTGCTGCGCGAAGCACCTGGACCGTACCCGGCGCTGACCCGCTCCTTCCCGGACCTCGTCGGCGACCTCCTCACGCTGGACTCCGAGCTCTCCGAACACCTCGTACGCCCCGAGGACCTGCGCGCCTACGACGCCGAACTGCTGCGCTCCCTGGAGAGCGCCAAACTCACCAACGCCGACCTGCGCAAGGTCCCCGAGGCAGCGGCGGCCCGGCGCGAACTCGCCGAGCTGGTCGGCCGTTACCGCGCGGCCAAACGCGAACGTGACCTCCTCGACTTCGGCGACCAGATCGCCCTGTCGGCCACCCTGGCCCGCACCCGCCCCGAGGTCGGAACCATCCTGCGCGACGAGTTCCGAGTGGTCCTGCTGGACGAGTACCAGGACACATCGGTCGCCCAACGTGTCCTGCTCGCCGGTCTCTTCGGCGGCGGCACGGGCCACCCGGTGACCGCGGTCGGCGACCCCTGCCAGGCGATCTACGGCTGGCGTGGCGCCTCCGTCGCCAACCTCGACGACTTCCCCGAGCACTTCGCGCACCCCGACGGCCGTCCAGCGACCCGCCAGGCGCTCAGCGAGAACCGCCGCAGCGGTGGCCGCCTCCTGGAACTCGCCAACGGCCTCGCGGAGCCCCTGCGCGCCATGCACGCGGGCGTGGAGGCACTCCGCCCAGCCCCCGGAGCCGAGCGCGACGGCCTGGTCCGCTGCGCGCTGCTGCGCACCCACGCCGAGGAGATCGACTGGCTCGCCGACTCCATCGCCCATCTCGTACGCACCGGAAAGGCACCCGGCGAGATCGCCGTGCTGTGCCGTACGGCGACCGACTTCGCCGAGATCCAGGGCGCGCTCGTCGCCCGCGACATCCCCGTCGAGGTGGTGGGCCTCTCCGGGCTGCTGCACCTCCCTGAGGTCGCCGATCTCGTCGCCGTCTGCGAGGTCCTCCAGGACCCAGGTGCCAACGCCTCACTCGTCCGCCTGCTCACCGGCCCGCGCTGGCGCATCGGCCCGCGCGACCTGGCCCTCCTGGGGAGGCGCGCCCGCTTTCTCGTGACCCACGCGCGCGTGGGCGCCGACGACGACCCGGACCGCCGGCTCGCCGCGGCCGTCGAGGGGGTCGACCCGGCCGAGGTGATATCGCTCGCGGACGCCCTCGACACGTTCCTGGAGATGCCCATCGAGGCCCAGGGGGACGACGACGGACTGCCCTTCTCACCTGACGCGAGGGTGCGATTCGCGCGACTCGCCGCCGAACTGCGCGACCTGCGCCGCTCGCTCGCCGACCCGCTGATGGACGTCCTGCACCGGGTGCTCGCCGTCACCGGACTGGAGGTCGAACTCTCCGCGTCCCCGCACGCGCTGGCCGCCCGCCGACGCGAGACGCTGTCGAACTTCCTGGACGTCGCCGCCTCCTTCGCCGCGGGCGACGGCGAGGCGACCCTGCTGGCCTTCCTCGGTTTCCTGCGCACCGCCGCGCAGTACGAGAAGGGCCTCGACAACGCCCTCCCGGGCGGCGAGAACACCGTCAAGGTGCTCACCGCGCACAAGTCCAAGGGCCTGGAATGGGACGTCGTCGTGGTCCCCGGCCTCGTCACCGGCACCTTTCCCAGCACCCAGGGCCGCGAGAAATGGACCGCCCAGGGCAAGGTCCTGCCGCACGAACTGCGCGGGGACGCCGACACGCTGCCCGACATCGGCGCCTGGGACACCAGGGGCATCAAAGCCTTCCACGAGGCCATGAAGGACCACCAGCACACCGAGGAACTCCGCCTCGGCTACGTCACCTTCACCCGCCCCCGCTCCCTCCTGATCGGCTCCGGCCACTGGTGGGGCCCCTCCCAGAAGAAGCCGCGCGGGCCCTCGGACTTCCTGCACGCCCTGCACGACCACTGCGCGGCCGGACACGGCGAGATCGAGGCCTGGGCGGACGAGCCGGCCGAGGACGACGAGAACCCCGCCCTCCACGAGGCGTCCGCCGACCGCGCGTGGCCGCTCCCGCTCGACGACGCGGCACTCGCCCGCCGCCGCGCGGCCGCGGAGACCGTACTCGCCCACCTGGAGCGGGTCGCGTCCCACGAGGACGCCCATCCAGGGGCCGCCCACGACTCGTCCTCCTACGAGGACCCCGAGTGGCCGCCTCCGCCGGAGGACGAAGAACCGCCGGACCTCCCCGCGGACGACGGCGCCGACTGGGACTCCTGGACGGCGGACCGCCCGACGGTCCCGCACCAGGCACCGGCCCCCGAGGCTCGTCCTCATCCCGAGGACCCGATGCGCCTCACCCCCGAGGAATCCCGCACGCTCGCCTCCTGGGACCGCGACCTGGACGCGCTCACCGGAGAGCTCCTGCGCGCCCGCGCCGGTGTCACGGACGTACCCCTGCCGTCGTCGCTCACCGCGTCCCAGGTGCTGCGCCTGACCGCCGACCCGGACGGCTTCGCGCAGGAGCTGGCGCGCCCCATGCCGCGCCCTCCGCAGCCCGCCGCGCGCCGTGGGACCCGCTTCCACGCATGGGTGGAGTCCCGCTTCGAAGAGCTTCGGCTTCCCATGCTCGATCCGGAGGAGCTGCCCGGCAGCGAGGCCGAGATCGCCGACGAGCGTGACCTTGAGGCCCTCAAGGACTCCTTCGAACGCACGCCTTACGCGCACCGCACTCCCTACCGCGTCGAGGTCCCCTTCCAGCTCGCCATCGCCGGACGCGTCGTGCGCGGCCGCATCGACGCGGTCTACAGGGAGGACGACGGGGACGCGGGGTACCGGCAGGGCGACGAGGAAGCGGAACACGGGCAGGGCGACGGCAGGACGTACGAGATCGTCGACTGGAAGACCAACCGCAGCCGCACCGCGGACCCGCTCCAGCTCGCGATCTACCGCCTCGCCTGGGCCGAGCAGCAGGGCGTGCCCCTGGAGTCGGTCAATGCAGCGTTCCTGTACGTCCGTAGCGGCGAGGTGGTCCGACCCGACGACCTTCCGGACCGGGCAGCACTGGAGCGGCTGCTCATGGAGGGTCCACAGGAAGGGGCATCCGGTGAACCACCGGACGAACACGCCTCTGTGGGCGGATAG